The DNA segment GGAAGACCCCAAGGTCACACCCCCTTGGCTCTGTTCAGGGGACACAATCCTTCTTGTCCTCAGGCCCGATATTTGGAAGGGCAAGAGCCCAGcggctccatctctctctgccctgtgccGGTGAGCGCTCCAGGGTCGGGCTCCCGCGTCCTCCTCGGCGGGCCTCCGCAGGTGGGTCACCGCCCTGAGCTGGGGAAGGGCCTGAGAAAGGGGCAGGAGCCAGGGTAAGAGCAGGAGCGGCGCACCAGGGCGGCTGACAACCTGACCCGTGGAGTCAGGACTCGCGTGACGGGCCATCCCGGCCGCAGGGGAGCCGAACCCGGCTGCTCGCTTCGGGCCGCGCTAGGgcctctgggtgggggtgggggtgcggtaTGCGTCGCCCGCGGGCCCAGCGCCACGCCCAGCGCCTCGAGCCCTTGGACAGCAGTTGCTCACTCGGATGCAGCGGGTCGGTAGCGGTCTCCCCAGCGGGAGCCAGGTGGCGTCCCGCAGTCGCAGCGTGGCCCTCGCCGAACAGAACCAGGCGGCCACGCTGCCAGTACAGCTGCTCAGGGATGATGCGGTGGCTGCGCGGAACAACGTCCAGGAAGAGGATGGCTTCCAGATGAAGGTGGATGCCTACGGCTTTACCCCCGAGGAGCTGGTGGTGCAGGTGGACGGCCAATGTCTGATGGTGACCGGCCAGCGGCAACTGGAGGGCCGCAGCCCGAATGGGGCCGGCTACCGCGTGGCGCGGAGGGTGCACCGGCAGATGCAACTACCGCCGGACCTGGATCCCGCCTCCATGACCTGCAGCATGACCCCCTCGGGCCAGCTGTGTGTCCAAGGCCCCTGCCGGGCTCTGCCTTGCCCTGAAGCCCAAAAGGGCCCATCCCCGAGAGTCCGGGGCCGTGGCTCTAAGAAAGGCCAGCCTAGCCTGACCCAGTAAACGACCCCCATAGTGTGCAGCAGCAGCCTTGCTGTTCTGTGGTCTTTTCGCGGGGTTGGGGTCAGAGGTTGAGGCATAATGGAGGTAGAGAGAGGGCCAGTGGAGggcccagggaggcaggaaaggcaCTTTAAGGTGGTGGTCCACCAAGAATCAGGCCTCTGGGACCCTGGGAGAAGCTGGGGGCTCAGTCGACCAACAGCCCAGCCCCAGGTGGCTGACAGCAGCATCTccagcagggagcagcagaggaccAGGAGGCCCGCAGGGGCACGAGACTCCACAACCAGCAGAGGGCCCTAACAGACCAGGGACCAGAGAGATGGCTTGCACCTCATGACCAGCCCAAGGTTCCAGAGGTCGCCTGGGAAGAGGGTGAGAGGACCCAGTCCTTCACAAGATACAGACTAACCAAAAACCCCAAAGAGGTTGTTTCTGGTGTTTCAGAGACCaactattttcaaatacaaaCTGCACATCACCCCGATGTAatctggagggggtgggggaaaggaaaatGTAGGCCCCTCAACTTCAAACTTGGTGAGATTCAGCCCCAAGTCACCCTCCCCCCAAGAGCTGGTACCAATAAGGGCCTCTTTCTCTTGGTTACCATGACCACCAGCATCCCCTCACTTTAGGGGCAGGATGGGGGGAAGCCTTTGTTCCACAAGATTCAGTGgctcattttaaattaacttcAAGTAAGCTAGAGTGGATATGCTCTGATAAACTCtgccagagaaagacaaggaagacAAGTGGGAGGTCGATCGATCGGCTGACTATATTGACAAGATACTGATTGGTTACATGTTGAAGAAAACATAcaatacaaaatacagaaaaagttgGTTCcatcccctcccactcccccccccacccccaaatactcATCATCGTGATTTGGTCAGAACAGNcttacccacccacccccaaatacTCATCATCGTGATTTGGTCAGAACAGGGCTCAGAGCCAGAGGTCAGGGTGacgctgggggggcgggggcaggttGTGGGCAATGGGTTGGTGGCTGTCACAATAATGCGTGGTAATGCTGTGGTTTCTCTCCCAGCTGTGAGTCAGGGGGTGAGTGGGGAATGCAGCCTGATGACAGCCAGCTGAGGGGAGagctgcctctcccttccctaaCCCCTAGGGCCTGCCCCACCACCCAGAACCAAGCCCACCCCAAACATGGTAAGGATATGGATGGTCTTGCTGAGTCTGCTAATCagcaagagggaaagaagggtAACTGCTCCAGCCCCCGCCTCCCCACATATAAGGGCAGGGGGAACAGGGGCACGTGGCTACTACCAGcaaaggaagagtgggagagcAGTAGAAAGGGCTGGAAGTGGGAAGAGCAGAAgatcatatatattaaaaaagtgACTTAAGACTTAAAATTGAATTAGTATTTGTACAGAAAGGTGCAGGTGGAATAACTCACTCCGGCCTATGATCAAAATTCTATGGAGAAATCATGGCagaccctctccccctgcccccatccccaccccagtgGTAGCCCGAGTCGTTAAGTGCGATTGGTTAGAGTGGATTCCAGTCGGGTCGGTCAGgcggaggaggtgggggcagtgggcaggCAAGGGGGGCTCAGTTGCTGCAGCACTGGCTCCGGCTGGCTGGGTTGTTCTCCTGGAGGTCCACACCTCGGTTCCGGCTCGGAGCACCAGCTGCATTCTGGGGCTCATTCTTGGGAAGCTTCTTAGCTGTttggaagaggagggggaaaatgCGTTTGTGGGGGTACCCCAATGCTCTTCCAAGTCCACTTGAGTGGAAGCTGGCCTTTTTACCACCCAATGTGCAATAACCCACTGAGCACTTTGCTTCTATGTGCCACGTGCTTTCTGAGTatctcaggaaactgaggcaaacagaggttaaataacctgccGAGGACCCTAGAGttaaggaataaaacaaggaCTGGAACCTGGGCAGGATGACTTGCTACAGAGCCACATGAGCCTAAAAATCCTAAGAAGTAGGTTAGGGGGAGGGTCATGTAGGGCTTTAGGTGGGTGATAAGCTAAAGGGTCAGCAAGTAAAATGTTGAGACTTTGGCCCCAGGCTTTAGAAACTTCTGGGGTGAACTATCTATATCTGGGAATCAGATAAAGGGACCCTATAGACCTACTACATACTACAGACAGGCAAGTGATAGGACCCtggtcaggggaggggagggtaggggaggggaggggagcaacTCACCTATTGCCATGAAAATTTCATTCACGTTCATTGCAGTCTTTGCCGATGTCTCCATGAACAGCAAACTGTTGTCGTCTGCATAGGCTTGTGCTTCCTGATTTGGATGGAGGTGAGAAAGTGAGTAGGAGGGAAATGATGACAGTTGGCAGGGGCCAGGGCCCAGGATAAAAATCTTCCCTCATCTCAGTCGCCTTATACACAACAGAGACAACGCAGGGGTTTTCAGGCTGAGGGCTCTCCTGCCctgggtgccccccacccccgcagacACCTGCACCATAACCCCAAGGCCCCCACTTCCCGTATAGCACCTTTCAGCTCACAGACACTTGCAGATGTTTCGCTCAGGTTTCCCTAGGTCCATTCTGCCTTCCTGCTCTTCAAAATCACTAAGCTAGGAAATACTTCTAGAAACTTATCCCACAAATGCACTCGCACACTTGGAAAAAGCACAGGAAAGTGTGGATGTTGACTGCAGTGCTGTTTCCAGCCTTTTGATATCACAAACAACCTAGAAGTCTATTGGTTAGGGCCTAGTAAAAAACGCAGTGTGTAGAGCACACTCTGAGCTATGTAAAGAAAGGGATTCAGGGCAGCTGTGGGGCTCAGTcggcgaagcgtctgccttcggttcaggtcatgatcccagggtcctgggatggagccctgtgttgggctccctgctcagtgggcaatCTGCATGCCCCCTCTGCTAGTCCCCCCACCAGCTCGTGTTCTCTACCcgcccttctcccttcccccaatctcaaataaataaataaaatctttaaaaaaaaaaaagggattcaTATACATGTgcacatttctagaaaaatgagaaactgatgaatttgggggaagggagactGAGTTTCTGGGTTAGGGATTTACATTTCGTTCTATATACCTTCCTGTACTATGTAAATTTTACCCGTGCATGTATTATGtggaaaaaagtaattatttttcagtatgtTTCATTAAAAAGTCAGTTTACACAAAAACTAAGCAGCAGCTTCAGCGATCCTTATGCATACATGTCACCAACCAACGAAGAACAAGGAGAGGCAGACAATTGCTTTAGGCCCATGTTCAAGTCAGGAGAGGACAGCAGATAAAACTCCCCGGCCTCCTGGCCCATCACGAAGCGCCGGAGCAGCCCAGGCTGAGCTGCGAGTGGAgctggctccctcctccctgccaagTCCCGTCCATCCCCCCACCTGGAATTCC comes from the Ailuropoda melanoleuca isolate Jingjing chromosome 13, ASM200744v2, whole genome shotgun sequence genome and includes:
- the HSPB9 gene encoding heat shock protein beta-9, with amino-acid sequence MQRVGSGLPSGSQVASRSRSVALAEQNQAATLPVQLLRDDAVAARNNVQEEDGFQMKVDAYGFTPEELVVQVDGQCLMVTGQRQLEGRSPNGAGYRVARRVHRQMQLPPDLDPASMTCSMTPSGQLCVQGPCRALPCPEAQKGPSPRVRGRGSKKGQPSLTQ